A single genomic interval of Electrophorus electricus isolate fEleEle1 chromosome 2, fEleEle1.pri, whole genome shotgun sequence harbors:
- the n4bp3 gene encoding LOW QUALITY PROTEIN: NEDD4-binding protein 3-B (The sequence of the model RefSeq protein was modified relative to this genomic sequence to represent the inferred CDS: inserted 1 base in 1 codon): protein MATVQALPLTRDPSKSISALYPTSSLVSAGCIMGSVGSLIEKPDISPTKSHRAVPQVAERQSSGLLRKGFNQQELLNYLNITRKESKVGKRIISGTSSIKREHSREEENVYXKVYHRDGKELDVGKNSLPIGGKFDKPRFRPSAFKLVTPKSFSSMQNLYPSKPDDPANSMHLSGGKPSSKSLSTSSSSSSPSRAGTSANKGSLVPPRGPSQEEETTSDSGHNSINSLPPFRPHLGQISASMGHIDHIGSLDRTLGGSRGGAAAGTGGASCRNMAVLGRVPGYGSSAPPQYELSHSMEEMVRELEERLQEKEHELRQMRRNLDESEDAIAQVFEGKQRLWEKEVSELKQLYATRLRQVSQQSQRSQRTLQLQLFKAQQERSRLQDELRTLRLECQGLQSRTGPAQSQKLHPQLEETQWEVCQKAGEISLLKQQLRDSQAEVAQKLGEIFLLKTQLREIRAEAHAKDSQIDTLQLALQAARHEDVRAGGEGGGPPGTEERLRAELLLERRQSEAQAAAFEAERNTWQVEKEKVLRYQRELQASYLGMYRKNESLQRELRQLEGGGAELGVTRTGGAEEGGAIEDENALPSLPWIERTESSEI from the exons ATGGCAACGGTCCAGGCTTTGCCCTTGACCCGAGACCCCAGCAAGAGCATTAGCGCGCTTTACCCAACATCCTCTTTGGTGTCCGCCGGCTGCATTATGGGTAGTGTAGGCAGCCTGATCGAAAAGCCAGACATCTCACCCACTAAAAGCCATAGAGCGGTTCCTCAAGTGGCAGAGCGTCAGAGCAGTGGGCTGCTCAGAAAGGGCTTTAACCAGCAAGAGCTGCTCAACTACCTCAACATCACCAGGAAGGAGTCAAAAGTAGGAAAGCGCATCATCTCGGGGACCTCCTCCATCAAGAGGGAACATTCCCGGGAGGAGGAGAACGTCT ACAAGGTCTACCACAGAGACGGCAAAGAGCTGGATGTGGGGAAGAACTCTCTCCCAATCGGTGGCAAGTTTGACAAG CCTCGTTTTAGACCTTCCGCCTTCAAGCTGGTGACGCCGAAGAGCTTCAGTTCCATGCAGAACCTCTACCCGTCCAAGCCTGATGACCCAGCGAACAGCATGCACCTATCCGGCGGCAAACCATCAAGCAAATCTCTCTCGActtcctcgtcttcctcctctccctctcgaGCAGGCACGAGCGCCAACAAGGGCTCCCTGGTGCCACCCCGTGGTCCAAGCCAGGAAGAGGAGACCACCTCGGACTCGGGACACAACTCCATAAACAGTCTTCCGCCCTTCCGCCCACACCTGGGCCAGATCAGCGCCTCCATGGGCCACATTGACCACATCGGTTCCCTGGACCGGACGTTGGGGGGATCCAGAGGTGGGGCGGCTGCGGGTACGGGGGGGGCGTCATGCCGCAACATGGCCGTCCTCGGGCGGGTGCCGGGCTACGGCAGCAGCGCCCCACCCCAATATGAGCTGTCCCACTCCATGGAGGAGATGGtcagggagctggaggagcgGCTCCAGGAGAAGGAGCATGAGCTCCGGCAGATGAGGAGGAACTTGGATGAGAGCGAGGACGCAATCGCACAG GTGTTTGAGGGGAAGCAGCGTCTCTGGGAGAAGGAGGTGTCTGAGTTGAAACAGCTGTATGCCACCAGGCTGCGGCAGGTGTCCCAGCAGTCTCAGCGCTCCCAGCGCACCCTACAGCTGCAGCTGTTCAAGGCCCAGCAGGAGCGCAGCCGGCTGCAGGATGAGCTACGCACCTTGCGCCTCGAGTGCCAAGGCCTGCAGAGCCGCACGGGCCCCGCCCAAAGCCAAAAGCTCCACCCCCAGCTCGAGGAGACCCAATGGGAG GTATGTCAGAAGGCAGGTGAGATCTCCCTGCTGAAGCAGCAGCTGAGGGACTCTCAGGCCGAGGTGGCACAGAAGCTCGGCGAGATCTTCCTGCTCAAGACGCAGCTGCGGGAGATTCGGGCCGAGGCACACGCCAAGGACAGCCAGATCGACACGCTCCAACTGGCCCTGCAGGCAGCACGCCACGAGGACGTCCGGGCTGGGGGCGAAGGGGGAGGGCCACCCGGCACAGAGGAGCGGCTCCGGGCCGAGCTGCTCCTGGAGCGCCGGCAGAGCGAGGCGCAGGCCGCCGCATTTGAGGCTGAGCGCAACACCTGgcaggtggagaaggagaaggtgCTCCGCTATCAGAGAGAGCTGCAGGCCAGCTACCTGGGGATGTACCGCAAGAACGAGAGTCTGCAGAGAGAACTGCGCCAGCTCGAAGGAGGCGGGGCTGAACTGGGCGTGACTCGGACAGGGGGTGCGGAAGAGGGCGGGGCTATAGAGGACGAAAACGCTCTCCCCAGCCTTCCGTGGATTGAAAGGACCGAGTCTTCCGAAATCTGA